The Chitinibacter bivalviorum genomic interval GCTCGACCCCTTGCCAGCGAACGCCAATATTCGCCCCGGCATGTCGGTGGATGTAATGATTGATTTGAAAACCGCTCAGAAATGAAATCCATCCTCCCTTCCCTCTCGCGCTCGACAGACGACGCGAGCATCCACCAGCATCGCTACATTATTGCGATGACGGTAACGCTCGCTTGCGTGCTCGAATTGCTCGATACCAGCATTGTGAATGTCGCGATCCCACACATGATGGGTAGCTTGGGCGCGACGCTGGATGAAATTACTTGGGTATCGATTGGCTACGTCGTGGCCAATGTCATCGTGCTGCCAATTTCGGGCTTTCTGGGTAATTTATTTGGCCGGCGCAATTATCTGGTGTTGTCGATTGCGCTATTTATTGTCGCGTCGATTGCTTGCGGCAACGCGACATCGTTACCCGAAATGGTGTTCTGGCGCATTGTGCAAGGCTTGGGCGGCGGCGGGCTAATTGCGACCGCGCAAATGACGCTGTTTGAAGTGTTCCCCGCCAAAGAAATGGGCACGGCGATGGCGATTTTCGGCATGGGCATTATGCTCGGGCCGATGCTGGGGCCGACCGTTGGCGGCTGGCTCACCGATCAATACAGTTGGCCGTGGATTTTCTATATCAATCTGCCACTGGGGCTAGGCGCGCTGCTGCTCACGCTGCTGTATGTGCCGGACTCCAAGCTGCGAAAGGCGGTGACGCACATCGACTTTGTTGGCCTCTTGCTGATGGCCAGCGGCATTGGCGCGCTGCAACTTTTGCTCGAACGCGGCGAAAAACTGGAATGGTTTGATTCGTGGGAAATCGTGACCTACACGGTGCTCAGCATCGGTGCGATTGGCGCGTTTATCATTCGCCAATTGGAGCATGATCATCCGC includes:
- a CDS encoding DHA2 family efflux MFS transporter permease subunit, with product MKSILPSLSRSTDDASIHQHRYIIAMTVTLACVLELLDTSIVNVAIPHMMGSLGATLDEITWVSIGYVVANVIVLPISGFLGNLFGRRNYLVLSIALFIVASIACGNATSLPEMVFWRIVQGLGGGGLIATAQMTLFEVFPAKEMGTAMAIFGMGIMLGPMLGPTVGGWLTDQYSWPWIFYINLPLGLGALLLTLLYVPDSKLRKAVTHIDFVGLLLMASGIGALQLLLERGEKLEWFDSWEIVTYTVLSIGAIGAFIIRQLEHDHPLVDLRVCKDGQFSAGLAITFLLGASLFSTVFIFPVYAQTLMGYTAWQTGLLILPSALASGLTMPISAKLVDRGMPPRLLITLGASIFLYSMWMHHHFTTQSGISDFMLPLIVRGIGLGMIFMPLNSLSMANLAPTQIGSATGLYNLTRQLGGSVGIALSATFATKFAHINTDVLLENLGSDTAMERLAGLKNMLLGSGTPAAAAEQAANALMMQIVSKQALMLAYEHLFMLFGFAMISVLPLLVFMKKTKVRASADAAAH